A part of Methanohalobium evestigatum Z-7303 genomic DNA contains:
- a CDS encoding NosD domain-containing protein — translation MKILLILLVSTILMVSTVGANTINVNESGWWEDTSSFNISSTPIKAAINNASSGDTILVDSGNYYDNVDVTIPLNITSINGASVTSVIAAVSSDNVFHITAEGVTINGFDVSGATSTSCSGIRIESSNHSNIFNNMVSNNKLGISLINSDNNNITGNTAPGNDYAGIYLQQSDNNDLNDNIVSDNNQYGIYLTSAGGFSSDNNFTNNTVHQNSKGIFLQSPNDSTLIDNNVFNNTNNGITLDSSGDPFDTENNTLISNTVLNNYNGIIIDDINYNKLNENNVSNNTNKGIHLFYSHYNKLIDNAILDNNNIGFLSIGGLDLHTSSNNFIGNNNISNNGYNGIEIDFSELNDLSGNTLSNNVEYAIYFDGPSYEHYIYNNTISNNERGGISLSGLRNHIYNNYFNNSNNADFYAGSDNQWNTTNTTGPNIVNGSYVGGNFWVHPDGTGFSVENEDSNGDGFCDNSYNISSNNIDYLPLAGDKEEASPGEPAPVEPAPEEPTPDHWAGVPTINPVLLVGVLGIAMLLFLRREQK, via the coding sequence ATGAAGATTCTTCTAATACTTCTGGTTTCGACTATATTAATGGTCAGTACAGTAGGGGCAAACACAATTAATGTTAACGAAAGTGGCTGGTGGGAAGATACCAGCTCTTTTAATATATCTTCCACTCCTATCAAGGCAGCTATAAATAATGCAAGCAGCGGTGACACAATTCTTGTAGATTCAGGTAACTACTATGATAATGTGGATGTTACAATTCCATTAAATATAACTTCTATAAATGGTGCTTCGGTTACAAGTGTAATTGCAGCTGTATCAAGTGATAATGTATTCCATATTACTGCTGAAGGTGTGACAATTAATGGTTTCGATGTGAGTGGTGCTACCAGTACCAGTTGCAGTGGTATACGTATTGAAAGTTCTAATCACTCCAACATATTCAATAACATGGTGTCAAATAATAAGCTTGGTATCTCTTTAATTAATTCTGACAACAATAATATAACTGGCAATACTGCACCGGGTAACGACTATGCGGGGATTTATCTGCAGCAGTCCGATAATAACGATTTAAACGATAACATTGTATCAGACAACAATCAATATGGTATCTATTTGACTTCTGCTGGAGGCTTTTCCAGTGACAATAATTTTACCAATAACACTGTACATCAAAATTCTAAAGGTATTTTTTTGCAATCTCCTAATGATAGTACTTTGATTGATAACAATGTTTTTAACAATACTAATAATGGTATTACTTTGGATAGTTCTGGAGACCCCTTCGATACTGAAAATAATACCCTTATAAGTAACACAGTTTTAAATAACTATAACGGCATAATAATTGATGATATTAACTACAACAAATTAAATGAAAACAATGTATCAAATAATACCAACAAGGGTATCCATCTGTTTTATTCCCACTACAACAAGCTGATTGATAACGCCATATTGGATAATAATAATATAGGGTTTTTGAGTATTGGGGGACTAGATTTGCATACTTCATCTAACAATTTTATTGGGAATAATAATATCTCTAATAATGGGTACAATGGTATAGAGATTGATTTTTCTGAACTTAATGATTTGAGTGGAAATACTTTGTCTAATAATGTTGAGTATGCCATATATTTTGACGGTCCTAGCTATGAACATTACATCTATAACAATACCATATCAAATAATGAACGTGGTGGCATATCTTTGAGTGGTTTAAGAAACCATATCTACAATAATTACTTCAACAATTCCAATAATGCTGATTTCTATGCAGGTTCCGACAATCAATGGAACACTACTAATACAACCGGTCCCAATATTGTAAATGGCTCCTATGTTGGAGGAAATTTCTGGGTTCATCCCGATGGTACAGGTTTCAGTGTGGAAAATGAGGATTCCAATGGTGATGGATTCTGTGACAACAGTTACAATATAAGTAGTAATAATATAGATTATTTGCCACTTGCTGGAGACAAAGAGGAAGCTTCTCCTGGAGAACCTGCTCCTGTGGAACCTGCTCCCGAGGAACCTACTCCTGACCATTGGGCTGGTGTACCAACAATTAATCCGGTACTTCTGGTCGGTGTACTCGGTATTGCAATGTTGTTATTTTTGAGAAGAGAACAGAAATAA
- a CDS encoding RICIN domain-containing protein: MATGNIMATGKAIVRCVHFRFFLQFFAVFTTILMIGAGISPALAVPENDSFFNSSSESATVSPIEVSALNAVAQSIAIANQRSTGINQDISVASKISSEPAPLNIPTSNTDMNPDDYGPDSDGDGISDSLEETHGTDVNNTDSDFDRLDDLYEIQNGLDPLDPDSNHDGLADYFEVHNVTSLDIDGDGFENAWDLDNDGDGVIDALDLSPFSKSVSNESFEFNINTSGQPTYLNFQIRPENPEHLNLFLQSWDWPDDSQGTMKDLNSSKNDVDVTPMLELTVPSDCNIISAVDGKCLQTQNNTNKNVTNVTTGNCTGEDNQLWKLEPADENHYSIILKNTSKCLQVGNASQDGVVNVTIGDYTGQDHQLWKLESENERYYKLAAKHSGKYLEIDNTTNKTLIQNASQGNNRQLWEIEIVGGINSNPDDLKDYGISTTLGKAYVPLSPVKDFGNTVALNARMFYPQDISQDVLTRAQLTWMVTGQTDRPKKVSLKTHKGQYVSVDSTTSELVARSNTITNDSIFEIVYLDNNKAALKTSGNKYVYAANGGGEELIANSTEIGEWEIFELVQLENGKIALKANNSQYVSAENGGGAGLVADKDDHRDWESFSLTNHEYESISSTLATYDEGFMLTGFNVEENHGSDFGLFYSKDKERTFEAGFIFAYTFLRDQTCIDEMPDKLHDEHNVTIDYQTGSAGHQDKALAMVTSKITPDILSSLPEDIIFPVIGVFEDDFRQTSMDDLAVESSVTGSSFDIDLKSQPLTTTKSMKMSWYDTGTDETLTTENVLEEVQEWGIDNSIDEDTLATFMNLVIAWETGETTVTKIGNIVTDFSSPEGDDVLDAINSFGIASVSFVCNLIIGGTALYSYIAFTKIEPLAKIAGQTNWKLMKAMSESISKVSTGTLGFVNRASSVISAIGWAVVGAVAFYAFWSIAKSEGWSEYGVFVGSLYATLMVLYAVALWAIASIPVVGWAIAALVALTDLIIGWIFGKGWSQMFFEWLIGLFTEVRVRTELDMKMQDMSVNVDDYMNNGLTEGDRIELDSKFKGIVTTTKHGSYSNVINSYIYPQYRCSSEYTIDYNSTTTEGNTSVNKEEKTVNIEIFKGFTYTYTYDIWKKETDYATNLWVKPEAAVNFPFEFCLRSNYKVYYDNCWWLFGWHCSQKSKVDSQDSDPTTFYFDVMPEDIENFANWTAISSNDIDGDGVLNEDEMRYGSFQIRWDTDNDGLSDGYEIEYGTSPVNTDTDGDGLEDGVELRYGYDPLNRDTDGDKLSDFEEHQGWDIEYEFYGEKFTQHVWSSPLQQDTDNDGLSDFSEFLKGLNPRSRDTNGNGILDPEDPDFISKAYISNVDMNGMGSSVKTDPGTNITAIINYTLTGKSNDSGDDPARCWLFVSLENSTLNEEIYNGTPAVKNETFGSSTVLFNAPNSTGIFNLSFYQTWNKSQTATDEENREVIGIIDTQDYPDRGEGWVDNGEDKDGDDIIDANEKIGWPVIITNSTGTYTVYVTSDPKFKDSDFDGLNDYTECYLPDNTSSNPRNSDTDGDGLYDYVEYNIGTNLTNYDTDGDGLDDGTEIFFGSSPFNQDTDGDGLDDRTEYDISSNPLDEDTDSDGLSDHEEYEFGSNILKPDPDEDGLFDNLELEYDTDPFDPDTDGDGLDDGHEVHVAGTDPTSLDTDSDGLSDFEEMEIRTDPLSKDTDNDGLNDSQEINIGTNPLIEDTDLDAVNDSHDMDSFIPNVRNITVVYDATEENEELLDTLNKYTNITIYSADEFLMNHSDEQHVLLLGKLGTNDNTAGNLIYNVLRDDGDTLTNMLISNYDRMAVRYGVWNQTQTVVMLSKPYMYDYCRILDVFRSEKITTSTSSIQVESMAEKKIFLIDSADSVKRTDSSVGMVFDTNVTPFVSIRLLKTSSTPLSSSSGLSSDEYALGKYLEVILDENLENSEDNVMNSSLVTIYYRSGELDRNSDGDSSDTYDIDEKTLSVYRFNEDKHKWVKLQNTGVHTGNVEMYGEKYAGYIWVKVPQFSIFTLAGTLNRAESNGPIDSDLDGLANVVEYRIGTDPFNPDTDGDGIIDSKDSDPLVPFKPDQEIEQEDDIDGSKAPVEQPSDDADIVEPAPDEPLPDKEGLVPYSVWIMFIIAGIVVLMSYLLLSRKKR, encoded by the coding sequence ATGGCTACTGGAAACATCATGGCTACTGGAAAAGCCATTGTTCGTTGTGTTCATTTCAGGTTTTTTCTTCAGTTTTTTGCAGTGTTCACGACAATCCTGATGATAGGAGCAGGTATCTCACCGGCGTTAGCTGTGCCTGAAAATGATTCTTTTTTTAATTCTTCCAGTGAATCTGCAACCGTCTCTCCCATTGAGGTTTCCGCATTAAACGCCGTGGCTCAATCGATAGCTATCGCAAATCAACGCAGCACTGGGATAAACCAGGATATATCCGTTGCAAGCAAAATTTCATCAGAACCAGCTCCCCTAAACATCCCAACATCTAATACCGACATGAATCCGGATGATTACGGTCCTGATAGTGATGGAGACGGCATCTCGGATTCTCTCGAAGAGACACATGGAACTGATGTCAATAACACAGATTCAGATTTTGACAGGCTTGATGACCTCTATGAGATTCAAAACGGCCTTGATCCCCTCGATCCCGATTCCAATCATGACGGTCTAGCTGATTATTTCGAAGTCCACAACGTCACATCACTGGATATAGATGGAGACGGATTTGAAAATGCATGGGACCTTGACAATGACGGCGATGGTGTGATCGATGCCCTCGACCTTTCACCGTTTTCAAAATCCGTGTCAAACGAAAGTTTTGAATTCAACATCAATACAAGTGGGCAACCCACATACCTGAACTTCCAGATACGTCCTGAAAACCCAGAACATCTTAACTTGTTTTTACAGAGCTGGGATTGGCCTGATGACAGTCAGGGAACTATGAAAGACTTAAACAGTTCCAAAAATGACGTTGACGTCACTCCGATGCTCGAGCTCACCGTACCTTCGGACTGCAACATCATCTCAGCAGTTGATGGGAAATGCCTGCAGACTCAAAATAATACGAACAAAAACGTGACAAATGTCACTACAGGAAATTGTACCGGTGAAGATAACCAGTTATGGAAACTGGAACCTGCAGATGAGAACCATTACAGTATCATCTTAAAAAACACCAGCAAATGTCTGCAGGTAGGAAATGCCAGCCAGGATGGTGTGGTAAATGTAACTATAGGGGATTATACCGGTCAAGACCATCAACTTTGGAAACTGGAATCTGAGAATGAAAGATATTATAAGCTCGCGGCTAAACATAGCGGGAAATACCTTGAAATAGATAACACAACAAACAAAACTTTAATCCAAAACGCTTCTCAGGGAAACAACCGTCAGTTGTGGGAAATTGAAATCGTCGGCGGTATTAATTCTAACCCTGATGATCTTAAAGATTACGGGATTTCTACTACACTGGGAAAAGCATACGTTCCTCTTTCTCCTGTAAAGGATTTCGGGAACACGGTGGCTCTGAACGCCCGTATGTTCTATCCGCAGGATATATCACAGGATGTTTTAACCCGGGCACAACTTACTTGGATGGTCACCGGGCAGACAGACAGGCCAAAGAAAGTATCCCTTAAAACCCATAAGGGTCAGTATGTCTCGGTAGACAGTACTACATCGGAGCTGGTCGCCAGAAGTAACACCATCACAAATGATAGTATCTTTGAGATAGTATATCTTGATAATAATAAAGCAGCGCTGAAAACTTCTGGTAACAAATATGTATACGCTGCCAACGGCGGCGGTGAAGAACTGATAGCAAACAGCACAGAAATCGGTGAATGGGAGATTTTTGAACTTGTTCAACTTGAAAACGGTAAAATTGCTTTGAAAGCCAATAACAGTCAGTACGTTTCCGCTGAGAACGGAGGTGGAGCTGGACTGGTTGCTGATAAAGATGACCACAGAGACTGGGAATCGTTCTCACTGACCAATCATGAATATGAATCCATATCTTCAACCCTTGCAACTTATGATGAAGGTTTTATGCTCACCGGGTTCAATGTTGAAGAAAACCATGGTTCAGATTTTGGGCTGTTTTACAGCAAGGACAAGGAACGCACCTTTGAAGCAGGATTCATCTTCGCTTATACGTTCCTGAGGGACCAAACCTGCATCGATGAGATGCCTGATAAATTACATGATGAACATAATGTCACAATCGATTATCAAACAGGTTCTGCCGGCCATCAGGATAAAGCACTGGCTATGGTTACCAGTAAAATAACACCCGATATACTGTCTTCTTTGCCTGAAGATATTATCTTTCCTGTAATCGGTGTATTTGAAGACGATTTTCGACAAACTTCAATGGATGACCTGGCAGTAGAATCTTCTGTAACAGGTAGTAGTTTTGATATAGATTTGAAAAGTCAGCCTTTGACTACCACAAAAAGCATGAAGATGAGCTGGTATGATACAGGTACAGATGAAACTCTCACAACAGAAAACGTCCTTGAAGAGGTTCAGGAATGGGGAATAGACAACAGCATTGATGAGGATACTCTTGCAACGTTCATGAACCTGGTGATTGCTTGGGAGACAGGGGAAACCACGGTTACTAAAATAGGCAATATTGTAACGGATTTCAGTTCTCCAGAAGGTGATGACGTACTTGATGCGATCAACAGTTTTGGAATAGCATCAGTTAGTTTTGTTTGTAATCTAATAATTGGAGGAACCGCGTTATATTCTTACATAGCTTTCACCAAAATAGAACCACTTGCAAAGATTGCAGGCCAGACTAACTGGAAACTCATGAAAGCAATGTCTGAATCAATCTCAAAGGTAAGTACCGGCACACTGGGATTTGTCAACAGAGCTAGCAGTGTTATATCAGCTATCGGGTGGGCTGTTGTTGGTGCAGTAGCTTTCTACGCGTTTTGGTCGATTGCAAAAAGTGAAGGTTGGTCTGAATATGGAGTATTCGTCGGGTCATTATATGCAACACTTATGGTTTTATATGCAGTTGCCCTGTGGGCTATAGCATCGATACCTGTAGTTGGATGGGCTATAGCAGCACTTGTAGCACTTACAGACCTGATAATCGGGTGGATATTTGGTAAAGGTTGGTCACAGATGTTCTTTGAATGGCTTATCGGGCTTTTTACGGAGGTCCGGGTCAGGACAGAATTAGACATGAAGATGCAGGATATGTCCGTAAATGTGGACGATTATATGAATAACGGCCTGACCGAAGGTGACCGTATAGAACTGGATAGTAAATTCAAAGGCATTGTGACAACCACAAAACACGGTTCATATTCAAATGTAATAAACAGTTATATCTACCCACAATACAGGTGCAGTTCAGAGTATACGATAGATTATAACAGTACCACTACTGAAGGTAATACTTCTGTAAACAAAGAAGAAAAAACCGTCAATATAGAAATCTTCAAAGGATTTACCTATACATATACTTATGACATATGGAAAAAAGAAACCGATTATGCAACAAATTTATGGGTGAAACCTGAAGCTGCTGTTAATTTCCCGTTCGAATTCTGTCTGAGATCGAATTATAAGGTATACTACGATAATTGCTGGTGGCTCTTTGGCTGGCACTGCAGTCAGAAGAGTAAAGTAGATTCTCAAGATTCAGACCCAACTACATTCTATTTTGATGTCATGCCTGAAGACATCGAAAATTTTGCAAACTGGACAGCTATTTCATCCAATGACATCGATGGTGACGGTGTTTTAAATGAAGACGAGATGCGTTATGGCAGTTTCCAGATTAGATGGGATACAGACAATGACGGTTTATCTGATGGTTATGAAATCGAATATGGTACTTCACCGGTAAACACAGATACCGACGGAGACGGACTCGAAGATGGGGTCGAACTGCGGTATGGATATGACCCTTTGAACCGGGATACTGATGGTGACAAACTTAGTGATTTTGAAGAACATCAGGGCTGGGACATCGAATACGAATTTTATGGAGAAAAATTTACCCAGCATGTATGGTCAAGCCCCTTGCAACAGGATACTGACAACGATGGATTGAGCGATTTCAGTGAATTCCTTAAAGGTTTAAACCCCCGTTCCAGGGATACCAACGGCAACGGTATACTGGACCCTGAAGACCCGGATTTCATATCAAAAGCATACATAAGTAATGTTGATATGAACGGTATGGGCAGTAGTGTAAAGACCGATCCTGGGACAAATATTACTGCGATTATAAATTATACCCTGACAGGCAAATCAAACGATTCTGGAGATGACCCTGCAAGGTGCTGGTTGTTTGTGAGCCTTGAAAACTCCACATTAAATGAAGAGATATACAACGGTACACCTGCAGTGAAAAACGAAACATTCGGATCTTCCACCGTGTTGTTCAATGCTCCAAACAGTACAGGTATCTTTAACTTGAGTTTCTATCAGACCTGGAATAAATCTCAAACGGCTACTGATGAAGAAAATAGGGAAGTTATTGGTATTATCGATACTCAAGATTATCCTGACAGGGGTGAAGGTTGGGTAGATAACGGAGAAGACAAAGATGGTGACGATATCATAGACGCAAATGAAAAGATAGGATGGCCTGTGATTATCACTAATTCTACAGGAACATATACGGTCTATGTCACCAGTGATCCAAAGTTTAAAGATAGTGATTTTGACGGACTGAACGATTATACAGAATGTTACCTGCCAGATAATACAAGTTCGAATCCTCGCAACTCTGATACGGATGGTGATGGTCTGTACGATTATGTGGAATATAATATTGGTACCAATCTGACAAATTATGATACCGATGGAGATGGACTGGACGATGGGACGGAAATATTCTTTGGAAGCAGTCCGTTCAACCAGGATACTGACGGTGATGGACTGGATGACCGGACCGAATACGATATATCATCGAACCCATTGGATGAAGATACCGACAGTGATGGATTATCAGATCATGAAGAATACGAATTTGGATCAAATATCCTCAAACCAGACCCCGATGAAGACGGTCTGTTCGATAACCTTGAATTAGAATATGATACGGACCCATTTGACCCAGACACAGATGGCGATGGACTGGATGATGGACATGAAGTGCATGTTGCTGGCACGGATCCAACTTCATTAGATACTGACAGTGATGGTTTGTCGGATTTTGAAGAAATGGAAATTCGTACCGACCCGTTATCAAAAGATACAGATAATGACGGGTTGAATGATTCTCAGGAAATAAATATTGGTACAAATCCATTGATAGAAGATACTGATCTTGATGCAGTTAATGATTCACACGACATGGACTCATTCATACCTAATGTCAGAAACATTACGGTAGTATACGATGCAACCGAGGAAAATGAAGAACTGCTGGATACTTTGAACAAATATACTAATATTACTATCTATTCTGCGGATGAATTTCTGATGAACCATTCAGATGAACAACACGTTCTTTTGCTCGGCAAACTAGGAACGAATGATAACACAGCTGGTAACCTCATATACAATGTGCTCAGGGATGATGGTGATACTTTAACTAACATGCTGATTTCTAATTATGATAGAATGGCTGTCAGGTATGGAGTTTGGAACCAAACACAAACCGTTGTTATGCTTTCAAAACCCTACATGTATGATTATTGCAGAATACTGGATGTATTCAGGAGTGAAAAAATCACAACTTCTACCAGTTCAATACAGGTTGAATCAATGGCAGAAAAGAAGATCTTTTTGATCGATTCCGCCGATTCGGTAAAAAGAACAGATTCATCAGTGGGCATGGTTTTTGATACCAATGTCACTCCATTTGTAAGTATTCGACTGCTTAAAACATCATCGACTCCTCTGTCATCCAGTTCAGGGCTCTCGTCCGATGAATACGCGTTAGGAAAATATCTTGAAGTTATATTAGATGAAAATCTAGAAAACTCTGAAGATAATGTGATGAACAGTTCCCTGGTGACCATCTACTACCGTTCCGGTGAACTTGACAGAAATAGTGACGGTGATTCATCTGATACCTACGACATAGACGAAAAAACACTTAGTGTCTATCGTTTCAATGAAGATAAACACAAATGGGTAAAGCTCCAAAATACCGGAGTTCATACCGGCAATGTTGAAATGTACGGTGAAAAATACGCAGGATATATTTGGGTAAAAGTGCCACAGTTCTCCATATTTACTCTTGCAGGAACTCTAAACAGAGCCGAGTCTAACGGTCCAATTGACTCGGATTTGGATGGACTGGCCAATGTAGTAGAATACAGGATTGGTACCGATCCATTTAACCCTGATACTGATGGTGACGGTATCATCGATTCAAAGGATTCTGATCCTCTTGTACCATTCAAACCAGATCAGGAAATAGAGCAGGAAGATGATATCGACGGGTCCAAGGCTCCAGTAGAACAACCTTCAGATGATGCTGATATAGTAGAACCTGCGCCAGATGAACCATTACCAGATAAAGAGGGATTAGTACCTTATTCAGTATGGATAATGTTTATAATAGCAGGTATTGTAGTTTTAATGTCATACCTGTTGTTATCCAGGAAAAAGAGATGA